A genomic region of Lycorma delicatula isolate Av1 chromosome 4, ASM4794821v1, whole genome shotgun sequence contains the following coding sequences:
- the LOC142322736 gene encoding uncharacterized protein LOC142322736: MFTFLKKISPLTRCRYTVRSIVQVTADPVKQEVHEVTIPVPWGYVAGRWWGDKKKQPIVAFHGVQDNAASFDTLIPLLCTNDVPVFAIDFPGHGKSDHLPAGIPPHYGDVLVFLRNLFKYYYTDWKKLTLIGHSFGSSACFAYAALYPDDVAQLICIECAHLRLASNLPEQMKKTFEKTLKYEKSANEIPSYCYNELVTWFYKGRKERLSLESCKVLLTRGITESKINKEKYHLSRDASVKLDALGQFSVDFWNTLASRIRAKTLIIEASSGLYRKGSIRSVFLSQLDTLSRNAQKFDHVIVEGGHHVHLDDPQKVAPIINSFLNPLMTDLLVWAFVNVHTLMHRKWWGDPNSNVRPILAIHGWQDNAGSFDRLIEQMKLDRPILAIDLPGHGWSSPLYPTMVYHEVDTVLVVRRIQKHYNWDKVTFLSHSLGGVTSFLFSSLYPEFVDVVINLDLLKPLEEDLQKRAEDMGPLIDKIIDLMKTAPSQTGWTSEELKRRWIKGSGNSLTEQSAEILMKRGLKEIKPGRFIYSRDCRLKAWQLQRFELSENLKFAKNIKCHFLLINATKSPFYKLFSKNSNEIINILKENAKTFEMITVNGTHHFHLNDPDLVGPIIVNFLNKVNQRSKFIE; encoded by the exons GCAGATGGTGGGGAGATAAGAAGAAACAGCCGATTGTAGCGTTTCATGGAGTACAAGATAATGCTGCTTCATTTGACACATTGATACCATTGTTATGTACTAATGATGTTCCAGTATTTGCCATTGATTTCCCAGGTCATGGTAAATCCGATCATTTACCAGCTGGTATACCACCACATTATGGCGACGTTCTTGTGTTTTTACgaaacctttttaaatattattatactgacTGGAAGAAATTAACATTGATCGGACATTCATTTGGCAGCAGTGCTTGTTTTGCATATGCGGCACTTTACCCTGATGATGTCGCACAGTTAATTTGTATCGAATGCGCTCATTTAAGATTAGCTTCTAATTTAcctgaacaaatgaaaaaaacttttgagaagactttaaaatatgaaaaatccgCTAATGAAATACCTTCATATTGTTACAATGAACTTGTTACTTGGTTTTATAAAGGAAGAAAGGAACGTCTTTCattagaatcttgtaaagttttaCTCACTAGAGGTATTActgaatcaaaaattaataaagaaaaatatcatttatcaaGAGATGCTTCGGTCAAACTAGATGCTTTGGGTCAATTTTCAGTCGATTTTTGGAACACTTTAGCATCAAGAATAAGAGCGAAAACTTTAATTATCGAAGCAAGTTCTGGACTATATAGAAAAGGATCGATACGCAGTGTTTTTCTCTCTCAGCTTGACACATTGTCCAGAAATGCACAAAAATTTGATCATGTGATAGTTGAGGGTGGACATCATGTCCATCTTGATGATCCTCAAAAAGTTGCaccaattattaattcatttctaaatcctttg atgACAGATTTGCTTGTTTGGGCATTTGTGAATGTTCACACTCTTATGCACA GAAAATGGTGGGGTGACCCGAATTCCAATGTTCGACCAATATTGGCCATTCATGGTTGGCAGGATAATGCTGGATCATTTGACCGGCTTATTGAACAGATGAAACTGGATAGGCCCATTCTAGCTATTGATTTGCCGGGCCACGGATGGTCTTCTCCTTTGTATCCGACCATGGTGTATCATGAAGTAGATACAGTTTTGGTGGTAAGGAGAATTCAGAAACATTATAATTGGGATAAAGTGACGTTCTTATCTCATTCATTGGGCGGTGTTAcatcttttttgttttcatcattGTATCCAGAATTTGTTgatgttgttattaatttagatttattgaaaCCACTTGAAGAAGATTTACAAAAACGTGCCGAAGATATGGGCCCGTTGATCGATAAAATTATTGACCTAATGAAAACAGCACCGTCTCAAACCGGTTGGACATCAGAAGAATTAAAACGTCGTTGGATTAAAGGTTCTGGTAATTCATTAACAGAACAGTCTGCTGAAATACTCATGAAACgtggtttaaaagaaataaaacccgGTAGATTTATTTATTCGAGAGATTGTCGACTTAAAGCTTGGCAATTACAAAGATTTGAATTATctgaaaatctcaaatttgctaaaaatattaagtgtcattttttattgataaatgcaACCAAAAGccctttttataaattgtttagtaaaaattctaatgagataattaatattttgaaagaaaatgctaaaacttttgaaatgataaCGGTCAATGGCACCCaccattttcatttaaatgatcCGGATCTTGTTGGaccaattattgttaattttttaaataaagttaatcaaAGATCAAAGTTTAttgaataa